A single window of Anomaloglossus baeobatrachus isolate aAnoBae1 chromosome 9, aAnoBae1.hap1, whole genome shotgun sequence DNA harbors:
- the LOC142251731 gene encoding gastrula zinc finger protein XlCGF66.1-like, translated as MMTEQILDLTLEIVALLTGEDYTVVKKSDKCVTPDPDHQVSGRGRKKQSPIKKTPPSSLTIPGDNEQKIVEIINKILRVLTGEVPVRCEDVTVYLSVDEWEYIEGHKDHSIRFYS; from the exons ATGATGACTGAGCAGATACTAGACCTGACCCTGGAGATCGTCGCCCTGCTGACCGGGGAG gattacacagtagtgaagaaatcTGATAAGTGTGTGACACCTGACCCCGATCACCAAGTGTCAGGAAGGGGGAGGAAGAAGCAAAGTCCCATCAAGAAAACTCCACCTTCGTCACTGACTATTCCTGGAGACAACGAGCAGAAGATCGTGGAAATTATCAATAAGATCCTGCGGgtgctgaccggagag GTCCCTGTAAGGTgtgaggacgtcaccgtctatctcTCCGTGGATGAGTGGGAGTATATTGAGGGACACAAGGACCA CAGTATCCGCTTTTACAgctaa